GCCGCTGATGTATAGTCCAAAGGACCAACTGCGATTGATTGAGGAGTAAATATATGCGGCAAAGATTGCAAAGAATTACACTGCGCGGCTTCAAGAGTATTCGTGATCTAACAGATTTTGATCCGGGTTCACTTACAGTCCTAATTGGACCAAATGGCGCCGGCAAATCAAATTTCATTTCTTTCTTTCGACTCCTCTCTTGGTCGTTAGCGTCACCTGGTAACCTCCAAGTGCACGTCGGCCAACTGGGGGGAGCCGGTGCACTGCTTCACGATGGGCCTGATCGTACACGAGAAATCGAGTCCGAAATCTCACTTGTGACCGAGGCCGGTAGGAATGATTACGCCTTCAGACTCGTTTTTGCAGCAGGAGACACACTGATATATGCGGACGAGAAGTACAGATTTTCTAAGCCCGAGTTCACTTCGCCGGCTCGCTGGAAAGGACTGGGAGCAGGTCATCGCGAAGCCATGCTTATTGCAAAGGCCGATGACGATGACAAGACGGCCAAAACGATCTTAGCACTATTACGGAGGATCATCCTATATCAGTTTCACAATACATCGACAACTGCTCGGATAAGAGGGAAGTGGGATAAAGACGACGGTAGGTGGCTGAAAGAAGACGGCGGCAATCTGGCACCGTTCCTGTACAGGCTGAAGATGCTGGAACCGCTTTCATACCAGCGAATAGTTGACAACGTTCGGCTGATCTTACCGTTCTTCGCGGATTTCGAGCTGGAACCCGAGTACAATTCGATTCTACTCCAATGGAAAGAACAAAACAGCGATAGGATCTTCGGCGCGCACCAAGCCGCGGACGGGATGTTGAGGGTCATGGCGCTAGTCACGCTACTGCTTCAACCGGAGCGTGATCTGCCGGATGTACTCATTCTTGATGAGCCAGAATTGGGACTGCACCCCTATGCAGTTGGTGTAGTCGGGGGCCTAATCCGGAGTGTTGCCACGCAGGTACAGGTGATCGTCGCAACGCAATCGGTTCCTTTAATCGACTGCTTCCAACCCGATGACATCGTCGTGGTAGATCGAGTAGGGCGTGAGTCGAAGTTCAATCGCCTGACACTAAACCGATTGACTGAGTGGTTAGAGGACTATTCGCTGTCGGAACTATGGGAGAAGAATGTAATAGGGGGACGACCCTAATGAGCATTAGACTTCACCTCGTTGTAGAGGGTCAAACGGAAGAGACATTCGTAAATCAGTTACTCAAGCCGCATCTTGCCAATTTTTCTGTGTGGGCTGACGTACGCTCGGTCGAGACAAGTCGACGAAAGACGAGAGTGTATCGTGGCGGTGTTACAAGCTACAAGAGGTTGCGTGGGGACCTGAAGCGGTGGATGAGGGAAGATCAGCGGTCTGATGTCTGGTTCAGTACAATGATCGATCTTTATGGACTATCCGTTTTACAAGATTCATTTCCAGGCTATGAACAATCAAAGGGTGAAAGCGACGCGTACAAAAGAGTTGAATATCTGGAACGTCAATGGGACGCAGACATGGCAGAGCGCCATTTCATTCCGTATTTGCAGCTACATGAATTTGAGGCGTTGGTTCTTGTTGACCCAGCTCAGCTTTTACGTGAGTTCAACGGGATCGAGAAACAGACCGATCGCTTGGTGAAGATGGTTGGTGCATTTGATTCTCCAGAGCTCATCAATGATGGTGCCAATACCTCACCATCTAAACGTATAATCGCTGAGATCCCGGCATATGAAGGTCGGAAGAGGTCGCTAGGGCCAATTATTACGAGCAGAGTTGGCCTAACAAAGCTGCGCAGTCACTGCCCGCATTTCAAAGTTTGGCTTGAGCGTCTCGAAAATCTTCCAAACGAAAACAGAAATACAAACTTTCGAAAATGAGACGCTTCAAGATTATCGCAGATATCGGCCACTGGAAATCGACTCTCTCGGGCTCCCTGCAAATGATAACCGGTTGATAGTTCGGGTATGATATCTCTCAGGAACAACGCCTCGCGCATCAGACTGGTGCTGATGGCGCTGCTGCTCACATATCTGATCGGCAATATCTCCCGGCACTCCGGCTGGTACCACTGGGATTTCTCCACGTATTACCATGCCGCCAACGTCTGGGCTGCAGGCGGAGACCCGTACGATTCGGAAGCTATTAAGAAGGATGGCGGGTCCGCCAATTTCCCCTTTCTGTATCCGCCGGTAGTTCTCCTCTTTTTCTGGCCCTTCACAATCTTCTCGCTTAACGTAGCGCTTCAAGTTTGGCTGTTCCTAAGAGTGCTGCTGCTGATTCCGCTCATACTCCTCTGGTGGCGGTGGTTTGTGCCAACAGGACGTGATTGGCTGTTTGGGCTCTTTCTCATCATCGCTTTCTGGGGGCCGATATATCTGGACCTCCGCGCCGGCAACGTCACCATTGTCGAACAACTCCTTCTCTGGATCGGTCTGGCACTATTCCTGAAGAAGCGATGGCTCTGGTTCTGTGTCTGTGTAGTGACGGCGGCAATCTTCAAAGGGACACCTCTCTTATTCTTGGGGTTGCTGGCTCTGCCCGGTGTCCAACATAGGATCAAACTGATGCTGGGATCGATCGGCCTGTTTGGATTCCTCCACGGCGTCGGCTATATGATGAATCCTGCTCAGTTTGCCAAGTACGCCAAGGCGGCGCTCACCTGGGATGAGCGCGGCAAGGACTTCAATCCGTCGACACTGGCGGCACTGAAAGATGTTTGGGACCCATTACGCGCCAGGGGAGTTCCGCCGATCATTGTCGATGCTCTCACGTTTGCTGCCTATGCGGCAGCAGTTGCGGTGGTGCTGTGGTTCTCATGGAAAGCATATCGCAGGCTGGTGGCTTTGCGAACCGATGAGGCGACGAGCGAAACGGACCGACTCGCCGTTCTCATTATGCTGGCCACGCTTGTATGCGCCCTGGTTGTCCCGCGCCTGAAGGTGTATACGCTGATGATGATACTCCCGGTAACATATTATGTTATCCGGACCGAGGCATCACGCGGTGCGCTGTTGCTTTGGATGATCCTTTTGTCCATGTCCAATCACACTTTCCTGCCGATCGATGCCGGATTCATCAGCAGCGCCGGACTGTATTATCCGCTGCTGATGCTGTATCTGGTTTGGGGGGTCTGGACATATCGTATCATCCGGAGTCCAGCTTCTACAGTGACCACGCTGGAACCGGCCGAGGCGTCCCCGGCGGACTCGGCACCGATTTGACGCGCCGTCGAAATTTACCTACCTTTGGCGGCCAATTACGAAGACGGACATCGGAACACTCGGTTGGACCGTTGTGGCGGCGTACAAAAGATGGATTGAATGCCAATGCATGACCTCTCGAAAATCAGGAATTTTTCGATAATCGCCCATATCGATCATGGGAAATCGACCCTGGCGGACAGGCTGCTGGAGAAGACCAAAACGCTCTCCGACCGGCAGATGCATGCCCAGGTGCTCGACTCCATGGATCTGGAGCAGGAACGCGGCATCACGATCAAGGCGCATGCGATCCGCCTGGACTATAAGGCACGAAGCGGAGATTGGTACCGCTACAATCTGATCGATACGCCGGGGCATGTGGATTTCACGTACGAAGTCAGCCGCTCGTTGGCGGCGTGTGAGGGGGCGATACTGGTGGTCGATGCCTCGCAGGGGATCGAGGCGCAGACACTCTCCAATCTGTATCTGGCGATGGACAACAATCTGGAAATCCTCCCTGTTATCAACAAGATCGATCTGCCCGCTGCGAATCCGAAAAAGGTAAGCGACGAGTTGGTGGACCTGCTCGGCTGCAAACCGAATGACATCATCCATTGCTCCGCAAAGCAGGGGATCGGCATTGCTGAATTGCTCGAGCAAATTATCACCGTCATTCCGCCGCCATCTGGTAATCCGGATGCGCCACTTCAGGCGATGGTGTTCGATTCCACCTTCGATACATACCGCGGCGCACAGCCTTTTGTGAAGATTGTCAACGGCACACTTCGCAAAGGGGACCGGGTGCGGTTTTTCTCCAATAATCGCGTGCATGAAGTCGAAGAGGTCGGGTTCATGCGCCTCAAGCCGTTCCCGCAGGAGTTTCTGGCAGCCGGCGACGTAGGGTACCTGTTTGCTTCGATCAAAGAAGTTGCAGATACACGGATCGGCGACACGATCACCACGATTGTCAATCCGGCCAAAGAACCGCTCAAGGGATTCGTTAACATCAAGCCGATGGTGTTCTCCGGGCTGTATCCGGCCGTGGCGGAGGATTTCACCGTTCTGCGCGAGTCGCTTGAGAAGCTGAAACTCAACGATTCTTCGCTTTCGTTTACGCCGGAATCTTCGACTGCGCTCGGGTTTGGGTTCCGTGTCGGGTTTCTGGGGCTGTTGCATATGGAGATTATCACCGAGCGGCTCTCGCGAGAGTACGGGCAGACGATCATCAACACGGTGCCCAACGTCGAATATATCGTATACAAGACCGACGGAACACAGGTCGTAGTCGATAATCCGGCCGAGATGCCGAGCGCGGGTGAGATCGAGCATGTCGAAGAGCCGTTTGTCGATGCGCAGGTGATTACGCCGGCTGAGTATATCGGGGCGATTATGAAACTGGCAACCGAACGGCGCGGCGAATACAAGACGACCGAATATCTGTCCACAACCCGTGTCAACCTTCATTATGCGTTTCCGCTTTCCGAGATCATTTTCGATTTCTACGACAAGCTTAAGTCCTATACGCGCGGCTACGCCTCGTTTGACTACGGCATCCCGTACTACAAGCGATCCAACCTGGTGAAGCTCGACATTCTCGTAAACAGTGACCCCGTGGATGCACTATCCTCGATCATCCACCGCGAGAAGGCGTACCACTGGGGACTCCAGCTCTGCGAGAAACTTCAGAAGCTGATACCCCGACAGATGTTCGAGGTGGTGATCCAGGCGGCGATAGGGAGCAGGATCATCAGTCGCGCGACCGTGCGGCCACTTCGCAAGAACGTGACCGCGAAGTGTTATGGCGGTGATATCACACGTAAGCGGAAGCTTCTGGAGCGCCAGAAGGAGGGGAAGAAGCGGATGAAGCAGATCGGGAGCGTGGAGATTCCGCAAGAGGCGTTCCTGGCAGCGCTCAAGATCGAGCGGTAGTACTCCTTTGAGGATTGCTTCGTCGCATCGTTCCTCGCAATGAACCTCTAACAGCGGTTACATGTAGGTCAAGACCCCACCGAGGGTCCAGCCGTGGGTAGGGGTCTTGACATCGGGACCAACGAATCGTCAAAACCCCTGCCGACGAGTTTGCATCGTTGGGGTTTTGACCTACAAGAACTTAAGATCGAGCGGTAGTACTCCTTTGAGAATGCTTCGTCGCTTCGCTCGCAATGACCTGGCGGGGGAGCCCTGACAGGCATCAGGCTTGACGCACCCTCACGAATGCGCGTACCTTCAATTGATGGCGAAGAAGCCCAGACACCAAAACGAAGCCACACAAGACGATGGCAGAACCAGAAGCGGTTCTGCCCTACGGCGAGAGACCGACAGTCCTGATCGTTTGTTGTGGGTCTACATGGCCTACTATGTCACGCTGGCGGCGTTTTTTGCGGCGTCGTTCTTTCCCGAAGGGCGGGTGTGGGGGATTAACTGGTGGGCGTATCATCCGCTCTGGCTGCGGCTGGCGCTACTCGCGGTAGGTGGGATCGTTCCAATTATACTGCACCTGTGGCTGAGGAATAAGGCCGACGCCGATCTGGAGATATCGTCTCGCACCTACTGGCTCGTCACGATCACAGTCTCGGTTATGCTGGTGGCATTGTTTTGGATCCTTCGGTCGCGGACGCATTTTCTGGGGGATGGGTACACGCTAATCAGTCTGATGGCATCGGAGCAGCCACTTGTGAAGATGAGGAACCTCGGAGGGACAATCCTGCCTCTCTTGGTGACAAATCTGCTCGGCGGCAAGACAGAGGCAAATGTTGAGTTGGCGTACCAACTGGTCTCGGTCGGTAGCGGTGTGCTGTTTCTCGTCTTGGCGATCTGGAGCGCGCGAAAGCTGTTTGACAACAGAACGACACAGCTGCTTTGGACCGGTCTGTTGATTACCGGAGGATACACGCTGCAGTTTTTCGGTTACGTGGAAAACTACGCGGTGTTTCTTGTGGGCGTCGCGCTGTTCTGCATTGTTGGAATGCTCGCAGCACAAGACCGGCTCAATCGATGGTGGATCGTGCCGGCAAGCGCTCTTGCGGTGTTTCTCCACATATTTGGAGCAGTTTTCTTACCGGCAGCAGCATATATATTGGTGCGGGAGACTAACATAAGCGGACGATTTCATCGAATGAGCACCGCCTCGAAATGGCTGTTGGTGTTTGTCGGAGCGCTGATTGCGGCCATCGTGTTCATGGTGGAGTATCGCAGCTCAGTGTATTTCCAGACGGCTCTGATGCCTCCAATAACAAACGTGTTCACGTTTGATGGATACACGCTCCTTTCGCGGCGGCATATCCTGGACTACTCCAATCTGCTTCTGCTACTATGCCCAGGCTTACTTGTACTGGCGGTGTGCCTGCCGTGGGGCTCCTGGAGAAAGACTCTCAAATCACCCGTAATCGTATTCCTGATTCTGGGGTCAGTAGGTGGGTTGACTGCGGATTTCATATTCGAACCCAAGCTGGGTATGGCACGCGATTGGGATTTGTTTTCGTACGCCGGGATTCCCGTTGTCATGTTGCTTACATCTTTCGCTCTCAAACTCGGACTTAGGCGTCCCCTGCCGATGATCCTTGGACTCCCCCTGCTCGCCTTCTCCACTGTAGCAACACGCGCTTGGGTGATAACTGAGCCTGATCTGGGAGTTTCACAGTTCAAGACCTATTTCGCCCTCGATCCGATCAAGACCAGACCTGGCTTATTTGCACTACGACAGTATTACTGGAATATCGGGGACTCGACCTTAGCGTACGCCACGGACTCACTGAGGGCGAGACTCTTTCCGGAAGAAAATATGGCCAAGCTTGGGCAGCAATTGTTCAACCGAGGCATGCTTGCCCAGGGCAAGCAGGTTCTGGACCGAGCTATGCAGACCAATCCGACCTATCCGGACACCTGGCTCGGATACGCCCTATACTACATCTACGTCCGGCAATTCGACAGTGCGAAGTATTACCTGCACGTAGCCGATGGTTTGAACCCTTACAGCCCATCGGTCGCCGCTGAATATGGTCGTCTCTATTATTTCCAGGGGGACTGGAAGAAGGCCGAAGAGTACTGGCTCCTGGCAACCGATTTGAATGCCGACTTCGACATTGGTCTGTACAATTTGGCGCAACTCTACCTTGGACGCGGTGACACGACTAAGTACGAGAGTTTCCTGACTCAGTCGACCGAGCGCAAGTGGGCCACGTGGGAGACAGCCAAAGAACTGGCGGACTTCCTCGCAGCCAAAGGCAGTATCGAGAAAGCCCGCCAATACTACGCTCTAGCCCTGAGCAAGGGGATGGACTCGAGTAAATTCGAGATGCCTGTTTCATCCCATCGTCGATGAACATGTAGTGGGTAGTGAGACAGTTACGGCCAAACCAATTGTCATTGTACGGGGTCGCCTGTAAGCTTCAACATCCCGAGGCGCGACCACGCGTTCTTGTACAGGGGACGGATAAAAAGCTGATCAAACCCTTGTTCACGGATATTTTGAGGTACTTGAAAGCCTGTTTCAAATAATGCGTCGTATGTCGAGAAAGGGCTCTGATCGACCGTATCTCGAAATATCTCATGTCCATCGGCCGATAATGTGACCAGATACGCATGAGCCGCTTCAGTCAGGAAGGAGATCGCATTGGCGTAGCAAATAGTGTCCAGATCGACTGTAATTCCGAATGAGCCGAATGGGACGAGGAAAGAATCAGCCGCCTCCACTCGAAATTCGTCCCGCCATGCGACGTCGTGCAAACCGACCCTGACAGCTGGTGCTGCCAGAAACGTTTCTTTAAGGTCGTCGTATGTATCAAGATTGAAACGGATAATCTCCAGCCATCTTGAAAGGGACCACACGGCTCCTTTGGTGAGTATGCAGAGTTTGTCATAATAGTGAGCAAGTGCGCTGTCGGCCAGGACATTTGCTCCCGTCCTTATAGTTGCCGCATATCCGTTCGGCAGATCTCGTTGAAGATGCCCAATTCGCCACTGTGGTGACATTTCGCGGGGCAGTCTAGATAGAAGTGGGTCACCGAGTGCATTGTAGTCTATGAGGTGTGTATAGGGTCCCTGGAAGAAGCCTAGTTGACCGACCGCACCTTCCTGCACCACAGACAACCTAGTGGCATGCTGGACCTGAACGGCCTTTGGAATAGCCAAAGGTTTTGTATCTGAGCATCCCCCTAGGGCACCTGGCCGAAAGTAGAAAGCACGTTCGTCGACAACTCCTCGCTGCGACTTCATCTGTGCGGCACCGTTGAATCCAAGCGTGTACCTACAGCCCGCGTAAATTGGGCACTGAGGATTGGGTAGTCCAACAGCCAGTATCAATCCGAATGCAGTCCCTACGGCTATCCCTCTCCTGAGAAAGTTGCTACATGCAACTATACAAAGTGCCAAGAACAAGGGAAGAGAGAGGAATCTGCCAATCATGAAATCACCACCGACGCGCATCACATAGAGCAAATAGATGAAAACACCTGCGGCCAGCGCGATCAGCTTTGTGTTCCTCGAAACAAGCGGGGCGATCAGGCCGCCCAACAGTGCAATACCCGTCACCGGGTCTTTGATCACACTCAATCCGATGTAATATGCCCCTTGGTTCAGGAGATCCACCGAGGCTACTCCCCCCCCCAGCTTGGCATATGCCGTGTTTGGAAAGGGGAAGCCGTAATAGACCAGCGAAAACAAGAACCAAAGGAGCAAAGGAGTGAAGCCGAGCACTACTTGAGCGGCCGTTCGAATCGATCGATGCTGCCACCATAAGAACCCTAAGGCCGGGAGGAGCAACAGGAGGTAGTCGAAGCGGGTCAGGGTGGCCAGAGCCGCAAAGAGCGATAGGAGAAAGGGGCTCGTGCGCTCCGGGCTTTTTTTTATGAAGACGAGAACAAACAGTGCGACGAGAACGTACCCGAGAGGATTTTCCAGTCCTGAAGTGCAATAGTCGGTAAATGCTTTCGACATCACAAGAGTCAGGGTTATAACTAGCCCAGCCCACCGGTCGCGCGATACCTGGAAGACCAAGAGATATACAGCCACGCCGCTAAGCAACATGGAGAAGAAAATGACCGAGTAGAAATACTCACCGGTTGCGGCGATCAGAGGAATTAACAGCAGCGCCCAAAGTGGGTGAGTGAATGTTTGTACCCGCTCAGCAATATTCCACGTTAACCCGAGTCCGTTCAGACAGTTGTCAACCGACCTGAAAGTTATGAACGCATCATCGGACACCCAGGCGGTTCGAGATATAACGACCACGAGCAGAAATAATGCCAGGATGAGAAGAGCAGTGGAGACTAACGGTTTTACCATTGGCTGTTGCGCTCAGTTAGTGCGTGGGGGATTCTGCAACCCACTGGCCACGCAAGAAAATAGGTAATCGCAGTCCACATGTCAACGGTACCACAACGCGTTCTCTTTGATTGGCAAGGGGAGGCCAGGGCTGGCCTCCCACAGCTTATTGTAGTCACACGAAGGTTGTCTCTACGAGGACACTGTGTCTGTCAATTGCTTGCCGAACACGTGGATGGCGGCTGGCCGTTGTTGAAGAGGTAATCGGCCAGATAGGTATAGTCAGCGATGTCCACCGTTCCGGAATCATCAATGTCTGCTTGTTCCTCGCAGCACAGAGTTCCGCCGTAGAAGAGGTAATCGCCGAGAGCCTGAAGGTCCGAAATATCGCAGGTACCTTGAGGGTCGCAGTCGACGTTCCCTCGTCTTCCAACGCAGCAGTCACTCACGTAGATATCAATCCGCCCCCCGTGAGTAACGATCTCATCGTCATGGTGTGAGCCCACCAGAATATCGTCGTCACCATCGTTATTAATGTCGTTGACAAATGCGGCCCAAAGACCCCAATTTTGATGGGGGCCGCTTGGCAACACTCTGGGGCTTCCATAGATCCGCAAAAGTTCCAATCCCGTTAAGCCCGAAAAGACGTAAACGGTTCCGGTATCTGTAATTACGTCGCTTCTATGCGAGTCACCTACAACAAGTAGATCTGGAGTACCATCGCCGTCGAAATCCCCGCCGCCAGCAACTGAAGACCCCCAAAAGTCCATTCGATCTACGTAATCAGGCGGGTAGGTTGCGGGCTCCTTACCTTCATGTGCCACTAGCAAAGTCGTCGGCGATGCGCCGGAGAAAGCATACGCTTTACCGCGTCCCATGCCCAAGGGAGATTCGGGCTCATACGTAACCGCTCCTACCAAGATATCGGGGACTCCGTCAGCGTTGAGATCGCCCGCGGACGCGACCGACCATCCGAAATAATCGGCAGCCGTTTCGCCGGTAATCTTAGTAATCAATTGTCCGTCATCTCGATAGAGCCAAACCCTGCCTATCTGATCATTTACCGAGTCAGGTGGGTATCGATAATCAGTAACTGCATAATCGGTACGCCCGTTTGCCGTAATGTCGCCGAGATCAGCAACTGCCCATCCATAGGCACCGTATCCGTCAGGCTCTGTGTGTATTCGATCTGCGCCTTGACTGGTAAGT
The Candidatus Zixiibacteriota bacterium genome window above contains:
- a CDS encoding glycosyltransferase family 87 protein, with product MISLRNNASRIRLVLMALLLTYLIGNISRHSGWYHWDFSTYYHAANVWAAGGDPYDSEAIKKDGGSANFPFLYPPVVLLFFWPFTIFSLNVALQVWLFLRVLLLIPLILLWWRWFVPTGRDWLFGLFLIIAFWGPIYLDLRAGNVTIVEQLLLWIGLALFLKKRWLWFCVCVVTAAIFKGTPLLFLGLLALPGVQHRIKLMLGSIGLFGFLHGVGYMMNPAQFAKYAKAALTWDERGKDFNPSTLAALKDVWDPLRARGVPPIIVDALTFAAYAAAVAVVLWFSWKAYRRLVALRTDEATSETDRLAVLIMLATLVCALVVPRLKVYTLMMILPVTYYVIRTEASRGALLLWMILLSMSNHTFLPIDAGFISSAGLYYPLLMLYLVWGVWTYRIIRSPASTVTTLEPAEASPADSAPI
- the lepA gene encoding translation elongation factor 4, which produces MPMHDLSKIRNFSIIAHIDHGKSTLADRLLEKTKTLSDRQMHAQVLDSMDLEQERGITIKAHAIRLDYKARSGDWYRYNLIDTPGHVDFTYEVSRSLAACEGAILVVDASQGIEAQTLSNLYLAMDNNLEILPVINKIDLPAANPKKVSDELVDLLGCKPNDIIHCSAKQGIGIAELLEQIITVIPPPSGNPDAPLQAMVFDSTFDTYRGAQPFVKIVNGTLRKGDRVRFFSNNRVHEVEEVGFMRLKPFPQEFLAAGDVGYLFASIKEVADTRIGDTITTIVNPAKEPLKGFVNIKPMVFSGLYPAVAEDFTVLRESLEKLKLNDSSLSFTPESSTALGFGFRVGFLGLLHMEIITERLSREYGQTIINTVPNVEYIVYKTDGTQVVVDNPAEMPSAGEIEHVEEPFVDAQVITPAEYIGAIMKLATERRGEYKTTEYLSTTRVNLHYAFPLSEIIFDFYDKLKSYTRGYASFDYGIPYYKRSNLVKLDILVNSDPVDALSSIIHREKAYHWGLQLCEKLQKLIPRQMFEVVIQAAIGSRIISRATVRPLRKNVTAKCYGGDITRKRKLLERQKEGKKRMKQIGSVEIPQEAFLAALKIER
- a CDS encoding FG-GAP-like repeat-containing protein, whose translation is MGKKLWRSLLSAGFMLAATNVNGAQMPTWSYSGSSFYEELGWRVLGCGDINGDSINDFVASAPGFDSDRGHVYAFSGHSPFQLLFLYVGENSGDAFGKSIGAGDFDGDGISDVLVGSPMYNSSQGRAYLFRGRTPASSPETVQAASADVIISGSNLFGQATAITGDMNGDGRRELLITNVLTAYVFVGRNLNGQLLLTSQGADRIHTEPDGYGAYGWAVADLGDITANGRTDYAVTDYRYPPDSVNDQIGRVWLYRDDGQLITKITGETAADYFGWSVASAGDLNADGVPDILVGAVTYEPESPLGMGRGKAYAFSGASPTTLLVAHEGKEPATYPPDYVDRMDFWGSSVAGGGDFDGDGTPDLLVVGDSHRSDVITDTGTVYVFSGLTGLELLRIYGSPRVLPSGPHQNWGLWAAFVNDINNDGDDDILVGSHHDDEIVTHGGRIDIYVSDCCVGRRGNVDCDPQGTCDISDLQALGDYLFYGGTLCCEEQADIDDSGTVDIADYTYLADYLFNNGQPPSTCSASN
- a CDS encoding DUF4276 family protein is translated as MSIRLHLVVEGQTEETFVNQLLKPHLANFSVWADVRSVETSRRKTRVYRGGVTSYKRLRGDLKRWMREDQRSDVWFSTMIDLYGLSVLQDSFPGYEQSKGESDAYKRVEYLERQWDADMAERHFIPYLQLHEFEALVLVDPAQLLREFNGIEKQTDRLVKMVGAFDSPELINDGANTSPSKRIIAEIPAYEGRKRSLGPIITSRVGLTKLRSHCPHFKVWLERLENLPNENRNTNFRK
- a CDS encoding AAA family ATPase; the encoded protein is MRQRLQRITLRGFKSIRDLTDFDPGSLTVLIGPNGAGKSNFISFFRLLSWSLASPGNLQVHVGQLGGAGALLHDGPDRTREIESEISLVTEAGRNDYAFRLVFAAGDTLIYADEKYRFSKPEFTSPARWKGLGAGHREAMLIAKADDDDKTAKTILALLRRIILYQFHNTSTTARIRGKWDKDDGRWLKEDGGNLAPFLYRLKMLEPLSYQRIVDNVRLILPFFADFELEPEYNSILLQWKEQNSDRIFGAHQAADGMLRVMALVTLLLQPERDLPDVLILDEPELGLHPYAVGVVGGLIRSVATQVQVIVATQSVPLIDCFQPDDIVVVDRVGRESKFNRLTLNRLTEWLEDYSLSELWEKNVIGGRP